From Oceanibaculum indicum P24, a single genomic window includes:
- a CDS encoding calcium-binding protein, translating into LSTANNTLTNGSGNTGTTALIVNQTITGTAGADNLSGGAGNDTITGLGDNDTLSGGDGNDSIDGGTGNDSISGGDGNDTIIGGAGIDDMNGDTGVDTFVYTGVDQGGAVGGGGVFANGDSISSFTAPGASGAVDRLDFTGITNIQNVVGGQASFESVASGSATGTNTVIYINNATAAALTDTANVLTAIGDFSGNAAGFSAGDVHIFIVGNGAATQFGIYAYTEADGNATVAEGDLRLLGTVNNAVTGFDGDNIV; encoded by the coding sequence ACTCTCCACTGCCAACAACACGCTGACCAACGGCAGCGGCAACACCGGCACCACCGCCCTCATCGTCAACCAGACCATCACTGGCACCGCAGGCGCCGACAACCTCAGCGGCGGTGCGGGCAACGACACCATTACCGGCCTTGGCGACAACGATACGCTGAGCGGCGGCGACGGTAATGACAGTATTGACGGCGGCACCGGGAATGATTCGATAAGCGGCGGCGATGGCAATGACACCATCATCGGTGGTGCCGGGATCGATGATATGAATGGCGACACCGGCGTCGACACCTTCGTCTATACGGGTGTGGACCAGGGCGGTGCCGTCGGCGGCGGCGGTGTGTTCGCGAACGGTGATAGCATCAGCAGCTTCACCGCGCCCGGCGCGTCCGGGGCGGTGGACCGGCTCGACTTCACCGGTATCACCAACATCCAGAATGTGGTGGGTGGTCAGGCCTCGTTCGAATCGGTTGCCTCCGGCTCCGCGACCGGCACCAACACGGTCATCTATATCAATAATGCGACGGCGGCTGCTCTGACCGATACGGCGAACGTCCTTACCGCCATTGGCGATTTCAGCGGCAATGCGGCGGGTTTCTCGGCGGGCGATGTGCATATCTTCATCGTCGGCAATGGCGCCGCCACCCAGTTCGGCATCTATGCCTATACGGAAGCCGACGGCAACGCGACCGTAGCGGAAGGCGATCTGCGCCTGCTGGGTACGGTGAATAACGCCGTGACCGGCTTCGACGGCGACAACATCGTCTAA
- a CDS encoding tartrate dehydrogenase translates to MRQYKIAAIPADGIGPEVIEAGVAVLQALAQRAGNFSLVVENFDWGSDYYKKHGVMMPADGLAQLKPFDAIYFGAVGAPDVPDHITLWGLRLPICQGFDQYANVRPTRILPGIASPLRNAGPGDLDWVIVRENSEGEYSGHGGRAHKGLPEEVGTEVAIFTRVGVTRIMRYAFRLAQARPRKLLTVVTKSNAQRHGMVMWDEIAAEVAKEFPDVTWDKMLVDAMTVRMTLKPQSLDTIVATNLHADILSDLAGALAGSLGVAPTANIDPERRFPSMFEPIHGSAFDITGKGIANPVATFWTAAQMLEHLGEGAAAARLMTAVEQVCAAGILTPDVGGKATTREVTDAVIGAIRGANA, encoded by the coding sequence ATGCGCCAGTACAAGATCGCCGCCATTCCCGCCGATGGCATCGGGCCGGAAGTCATCGAGGCCGGTGTCGCGGTGCTGCAGGCGCTGGCGCAGCGCGCGGGCAATTTCTCGCTTGTCGTCGAGAATTTCGACTGGGGCTCGGATTACTACAAGAAGCATGGCGTGATGATGCCGGCGGACGGGCTGGCGCAGCTGAAGCCGTTCGACGCGATCTATTTCGGCGCGGTCGGCGCGCCCGACGTGCCGGATCACATTACCCTATGGGGCCTGCGCCTGCCGATCTGCCAGGGCTTCGACCAGTATGCCAATGTGCGCCCGACGCGCATCCTGCCGGGCATCGCCTCGCCGCTGCGCAATGCCGGGCCGGGGGATCTGGACTGGGTGATCGTGCGCGAGAATTCCGAGGGCGAATATTCCGGCCATGGCGGGCGGGCGCATAAGGGCCTGCCGGAGGAAGTCGGTACGGAGGTTGCCATCTTCACGCGCGTCGGCGTCACCCGCATCATGCGCTATGCCTTCCGCCTCGCCCAGGCGCGGCCGCGCAAGCTGCTGACCGTGGTGACCAAGTCGAACGCGCAGCGCCACGGCATGGTGATGTGGGACGAGATCGCCGCCGAGGTGGCGAAGGAATTCCCGGACGTGACCTGGGACAAGATGCTGGTCGATGCGATGACCGTGCGCATGACGCTGAAGCCACAGAGCCTGGACACTATCGTCGCCACCAATCTGCATGCCGACATATTGTCCGATCTGGCGGGCGCGCTGGCCGGCAGCCTGGGCGTGGCGCCGACCGCGAATATCGACCCGGAGCGGCGCTTCCCCTCCATGTTCGAGCCGATCCACGGCTCCGCCTTCGACATCACCGGCAAGGGCATCGCCAACCCGGTGGCCACCTTCTGGACCGCAGCGCAGATGCTGGAGCATCTGGGTGAGGGTGCCGCCGCGGCGCGGTTGATGACAGCGGTGGAGCAGGTCTGTGCGGCCGGCATCCTGACGCCGGATGTCGGCGGCAAGGCCACCACGCGGGAGGTCACCGACGCGGTGATTGGCGCGATCCGCGGGGCGAATGCGTAA
- a CDS encoding ABC transporter permease, translated as MTEGIAPDRIVPTTTLAPQGRTGRLRGSLSVWPVISVVIALLVAVPVLVVGGHVFQPAGDVWRHLADTVLWDYVRNTLVLLLGVGAGVAVIGVGTAWLVTMCRFPGGRLFEWLLLLPLAFPAYVLAYVYTYLLQSGGPAQVALREMTGWRYGDYWFPEVYSIEGAIAMFALVLYPYVYLLARAAFLSQSICVLEVSRTLGCGPWRSFFRVAIPLARPAIIGGVTLALMETMADFATVQYFAVNTFTTGIYRTWFGLGDRVAAAQLSAVLLALVLGLLLLERLSRGEARYHHTSGRYTHISPVSLRGWKAALAMLACALPILLGAVLPAAVLLEMHLSVGDPYFGSRFIGYAVNSFVVAGLAAVLAVMLSLLIAYGQRLKPSPLVRGAARVAALGYAVPGSVIAVGILIPLATFDNALDGWMRSSFGFSTGLLLSGTIAALLYAYVVRFLAVSLNAVDAGLAKVTPSMDQAARTLGKGPGRTIWQVHVPMISGSVLTAGLIVFVDVMKELPATLIIRPFNFDTLAIRVYNLASDERLEQASTGSLAIVLVGMVPVILLSLMIARSRPGQR; from the coding sequence GTGACAGAAGGCATCGCGCCGGACCGGATCGTCCCCACCACCACCCTTGCGCCGCAGGGCCGCACCGGCCGGTTGCGCGGCAGCCTGTCGGTATGGCCGGTGATCTCGGTCGTGATCGCGCTGCTGGTGGCGGTGCCGGTCCTCGTGGTCGGCGGGCATGTGTTCCAGCCGGCCGGCGATGTCTGGCGGCATCTCGCCGATACCGTGCTGTGGGATTATGTGCGCAACACGCTGGTGCTGCTGCTGGGCGTCGGCGCCGGCGTCGCGGTGATCGGCGTCGGTACGGCCTGGCTGGTCACCATGTGCCGCTTCCCCGGCGGGCGGCTGTTCGAGTGGCTGTTGCTGCTGCCGCTGGCCTTTCCCGCCTATGTGCTGGCCTATGTCTATACCTACCTGCTGCAATCCGGCGGGCCGGCGCAGGTGGCGCTGCGCGAGATGACCGGCTGGCGCTATGGCGATTACTGGTTTCCGGAGGTCTATTCCATCGAGGGCGCCATCGCGATGTTCGCGCTGGTGCTCTACCCCTATGTCTACCTGCTGGCGCGGGCCGCCTTCCTGTCGCAGTCGATCTGCGTGCTGGAGGTCAGCCGTACGCTGGGCTGCGGGCCGTGGCGCAGCTTCTTCCGCGTGGCGATCCCGCTGGCCCGACCCGCGATCATCGGCGGCGTCACGCTGGCGCTGATGGAGACCATGGCCGATTTCGCCACGGTGCAGTATTTCGCGGTGAACACCTTCACCACCGGCATTTACCGCACCTGGTTCGGGCTGGGCGACCGGGTGGCGGCGGCGCAGCTGTCGGCGGTGCTGCTGGCGCTGGTGCTGGGGCTGCTGCTGCTGGAGCGGCTGTCGCGTGGCGAGGCGCGCTATCACCACACCTCGGGCCGTTACACCCATATCTCGCCGGTATCCTTGCGCGGCTGGAAAGCGGCGCTGGCGATGCTGGCCTGTGCCCTGCCGATCCTGCTGGGCGCCGTGCTGCCGGCCGCCGTGCTGCTGGAGATGCATCTGTCGGTCGGCGACCCCTATTTCGGCAGCCGCTTCATCGGCTATGCCGTGAACAGCTTCGTCGTTGCCGGGCTGGCGGCGGTGCTGGCGGTCATGCTGTCGCTGCTGATCGCCTATGGCCAGCGCCTGAAGCCGTCGCCGCTGGTGCGCGGTGCGGCGCGGGTGGCGGCACTGGGCTATGCCGTGCCGGGGTCGGTCATCGCGGTCGGCATCCTGATTCCGCTGGCGACCTTCGACAATGCGCTCGATGGCTGGATGCGCTCCTCCTTCGGCTTCTCGACGGGCCTGCTGCTGAGCGGCACCATCGCGGCCCTGCTCTATGCCTATGTGGTGCGCTTCCTGGCGGTGTCGCTGAATGCGGTGGATGCTGGCCTCGCCAAGGTGACGCCCAGCATGGACCAGGCCGCGCGCACTCTGGGCAAGGGGCCGGGGCGCACGATCTGGCAGGTGCATGTGCCGATGATCAGCGGCAGCGTGCTGACCGCCGGTCTGATCGTCTTCGTCGATGTGATGAAGGAACTGCCGGCAACCCTGATCATCCGGCCGTTCAATTTCGATACGCTGGCGATCCGGGTCTATAATCTGGCCTCGGACGAGCGGCTGGAGCAGGCCTCCACCGGGTCGCTCGCCATCGTGCTGGTCGGCATGGTGCCGGTCATCCTGCTCAGCCTGATGATCGCCCGCTCCCGGCCCGGACAGCGGTAG
- a CDS encoding Fe(3+) ABC transporter substrate-binding protein, whose product MRTLFHKLALGAGVGIVALGTGFVPSMAQAAEVNVYSARHYDTDDALYQNFTKQTGIKVNLIEAKADQLIERIKAEGQNSPADLLITVDAGRLVRAEEAGVLQPIKSEVLEKAIPANLRDPQGHWFGLSTRARVIIYAKDRVKPTDISTYEDLADPKWKGKLAIRSSTNIYNQSLVGSMLAAHGPEKTLEWSKGVVANLARAPKGGDRDQIRAVAAGEADIAVSNTYYLGQMINGKPEDQEAASKVGVIFPNQDGRGTHVNISGAGVVKTAPNKENAIKFLEYLTTAEAQQYFAEGNYEYPAVPGVAWNDTLKSWGEFKQDKLNADVFAMNNTKALQITDQAGWK is encoded by the coding sequence ATGCGTACTCTCTTCCACAAGCTGGCGCTGGGCGCCGGCGTCGGCATCGTTGCGCTGGGAACCGGGTTCGTTCCGTCCATGGCGCAGGCCGCCGAGGTGAATGTCTATTCCGCGCGGCATTACGATACCGACGATGCGCTGTACCAGAACTTCACCAAGCAGACCGGCATCAAGGTCAATCTGATCGAGGCGAAGGCCGACCAGCTGATCGAGCGCATCAAGGCCGAGGGCCAGAACAGCCCGGCCGACCTGCTGATCACCGTCGATGCCGGCCGCCTGGTCCGCGCCGAGGAAGCCGGCGTGCTGCAGCCGATCAAGTCCGAGGTGCTGGAGAAGGCGATCCCCGCCAATCTGCGCGACCCGCAGGGCCACTGGTTCGGCCTGTCCACGCGCGCCCGCGTCATCATCTACGCCAAGGACCGGGTGAAGCCGACGGATATCAGCACCTATGAGGATCTGGCTGACCCGAAATGGAAGGGCAAGCTGGCGATCCGCTCCTCTACCAACATCTATAACCAGTCGCTGGTCGGCTCGATGCTGGCCGCGCACGGCCCGGAAAAGACGCTGGAATGGTCGAAGGGTGTCGTCGCCAACCTGGCGCGCGCGCCGAAGGGCGGCGACCGCGACCAGATCCGCGCCGTGGCGGCAGGTGAAGCCGACATCGCGGTCTCGAACACCTACTATCTGGGCCAGATGATCAACGGCAAGCCTGAGGATCAGGAAGCTGCTTCCAAGGTTGGCGTGATCTTCCCGAACCAGGACGGTCGCGGCACCCATGTGAACATCAGCGGCGCCGGCGTCGTGAAGACCGCGCCGAACAAAGAAAACGCCATCAAGTTCCTGGAGTACCTGACCACTGCGGAAGCCCAGCAGTACTTCGCCGAGGGCAATTACGAGTATCCGGCGGTCCCGGGCGTTGCCTGGAACGACACGCTGAAGAGCTGGGGCGAGTTCAAGCAGGACAAGCTGAACGCCGATGTCTTCGCGATGAACAACACCAAGGCGCTGCAGATCACCGATCAGGCCGGCTGGAAGTAA
- a CDS encoding AzlC family ABC transporter permease, producing the protein MPDSSSDSSAAAETQYRPFGSGARAFRGGAIDALGLPALVLGASYLGFGSLVRESGYSLTLGLFSTMTGWALPGQVVLIELMALGSSLFAICLAVAMTNMRLLPMAVTLTPVLRVPGRASWRYYLAAHFCAVTAWVFTMRRAPSLPPEERLPYFLGFGAMVWAASMIGTATGYLLSATVPMQVSLGLVFLNPIYFMLMFMGDLGQRSRVLSLLIGVAAGPLLFQIDADWGLMIAGLGAGTLGFYIDRWLPRKGSGKGGHG; encoded by the coding sequence GTGCCTGATTCATCTTCCGATAGTTCCGCTGCGGCGGAAACCCAGTACCGGCCCTTTGGCTCCGGTGCGCGTGCCTTCCGGGGCGGCGCCATCGATGCGCTGGGACTGCCGGCGCTGGTGCTGGGGGCCTCCTATCTGGGTTTCGGCTCACTGGTGCGCGAAAGCGGCTACAGCCTGACCCTTGGATTGTTCTCCACCATGACCGGCTGGGCGCTGCCCGGCCAGGTGGTGCTGATCGAGCTGATGGCGCTGGGCAGCTCGCTGTTCGCCATCTGCCTTGCCGTGGCGATGACCAACATGCGCCTGCTGCCGATGGCGGTGACGCTAACGCCAGTGCTGCGCGTGCCGGGGCGGGCCAGCTGGCGCTATTACCTGGCGGCGCATTTCTGCGCGGTGACGGCCTGGGTGTTCACCATGCGGCGCGCGCCCTCCCTGCCGCCGGAGGAGCGGCTGCCCTATTTCCTGGGCTTCGGGGCCATGGTGTGGGCGGCCTCCATGATCGGCACGGCGACGGGCTATCTGCTTTCCGCCACGGTGCCGATGCAGGTGTCGCTGGGGCTGGTGTTCCTGAACCCGATCTATTTCATGCTGATGTTCATGGGCGATCTGGGCCAGCGTTCGCGCGTGCTGTCGCTGCTGATCGGCGTCGCCGCCGGGCCGCTACTGTTCCAGATCGACGCCGACTGGGGGCTGATGATCGCTGGTCTCGGCGCCGGCACGCTGGGCTTCTATATCGACCGCTGGCTGCCGCGAAAGGGCAGCGGGAAGGGCGGCCATGGCTGA
- a CDS encoding AzlD domain-containing protein, producing the protein MAEAFGSYWPYFVVLAGGLVTYCIRVFGVALAGRISVDSQVFQWVGCIAYGLLAALIARMILMPVGVLQEAPLVFRIAGTAAALAAFFLVRRNVFAGCIAGVGTLIALTAIFGLE; encoded by the coding sequence ATGGCTGAGGCGTTCGGCTCCTACTGGCCCTATTTCGTGGTCCTGGCGGGCGGTCTCGTCACCTATTGCATCCGCGTGTTCGGCGTGGCGCTGGCCGGCCGCATTTCTGTGGACAGCCAGGTGTTCCAGTGGGTCGGCTGCATCGCCTACGGGCTGCTGGCGGCGCTGATCGCACGGATGATCCTGATGCCGGTCGGCGTTCTGCAGGAAGCGCCGCTGGTCTTCCGCATCGCCGGCACGGCGGCGGCGCTGGCGGCCTTCTTCCTGGTGCGGCGCAACGTGTTCGCCGGCTGCATCGCCGGTGTGGGAACGCTGATCGCGCTCACCGCAATCTTCGGCCTGGAGTAG
- a CDS encoding MFS transporter, translating to MPSALALRMAAFYGAYFTVAGIYLPFWPVWLAHREMNPTEIGVLLAVGSIVKIVANLFFARIADRTGRTKLVVIGLGVASTLTLAAFGVVSGFAAFLLLSLLVGAVFSPMMPLGESITLRQARAGRIDYGRVRLWGSITFMVITVIAGWLIGLYGAGVIHVLVVAAAIATFLTTLSLPADAGRMAAPRKGAALALARHPSFLLFLLAASAAQASHAVYYGFSALHWRASGLSETVIGLLWAEGVIAEILLFAVGARVTARIGPAALLALAGAAGLLRWGVSAETTALWVLAIVQLLHAVTFGAAHLAAMAFLTRAVPDNLSATAQSLYAGMVSGVAFGMAMPLSGWLYGQTGGGAFYLPVALSLLAMLAALALRRRWDGGVLLKEAD from the coding sequence ATGCCCTCGGCGCTCGCGCTGCGCATGGCGGCTTTCTACGGCGCCTATTTCACGGTGGCCGGCATCTACCTGCCGTTCTGGCCGGTCTGGCTTGCCCACCGCGAGATGAACCCGACGGAGATCGGCGTGCTGCTGGCCGTCGGCTCCATCGTGAAGATCGTCGCCAACCTGTTCTTTGCCCGCATCGCCGACCGCACCGGGCGGACGAAGCTGGTGGTAATCGGCCTCGGCGTTGCCAGCACGCTGACGCTTGCCGCCTTCGGTGTGGTCAGCGGCTTCGCGGCCTTCCTCCTGCTATCGCTGCTGGTCGGTGCGGTATTCTCGCCGATGATGCCGCTGGGCGAGAGCATCACCCTGCGGCAGGCCCGCGCTGGGCGCATCGATTACGGGCGGGTGCGGCTGTGGGGCTCGATCACCTTCATGGTCATCACGGTGATCGCCGGCTGGCTGATTGGCCTCTATGGGGCAGGCGTCATCCATGTGCTTGTGGTGGCTGCCGCGATTGCCACCTTCCTCACCACGCTGAGCCTGCCGGCTGATGCCGGCCGCATGGCGGCACCGCGCAAGGGGGCGGCGCTGGCACTGGCGCGGCATCCGTCATTCCTCCTGTTCCTGCTGGCGGCCTCGGCGGCGCAGGCGAGCCATGCCGTCTATTACGGCTTCTCCGCCCTGCACTGGCGGGCCAGCGGCCTGTCGGAGACGGTGATCGGGCTGCTCTGGGCCGAGGGGGTGATTGCCGAGATCCTGCTGTTCGCGGTCGGTGCGCGGGTGACCGCCCGCATCGGCCCGGCGGCACTGCTGGCACTGGCCGGCGCGGCGGGCCTGCTGCGCTGGGGCGTGTCGGCGGAGACGACGGCGCTGTGGGTGCTGGCCATCGTGCAGCTGCTGCACGCCGTTACCTTCGGTGCGGCGCATCTGGCGGCGATGGCCTTCCTGACCCGTGCCGTGCCGGACAATCTGTCGGCGACGGCGCAGAGCCTCTATGCCGGTATGGTGTCGGGCGTGGCCTTCGGCATGGCGATGCCGCTGTCCGGCTGGCTGTATGGCCAGACCGGCGGCGGCGCCTTCTACCTGCCGGTCGCGCTGTCGCTGCTGGCGATGCTGGCAGCACTCGCCCTGCGTCGCCGCTGGGATGGCGGCGTGCTGCTGAAGGAAGCCGACTAG
- the polA gene encoding DNA polymerase I, which translates to MTDASTDDTPDILSPEVVKNTLYLIDGSGYIFRAYHALPPMNRGDGTPVNAVFGFSAMLMKLVEEIDAQHLAVIFDSARETFRNEIYPAYKAQRPEPPEDLRPQFSIIRDAVRAFNVPSIEMPGFEADDLIATYAKEARAKGMDVVIVSSDKDLMQLVRDGVTMLDPIKNRPIGPDEVMEKFGVAPDKVVDVQSLAGDSVDNVPGVPGIGVKTAAQLITDYGDLETLLARATEIKQPKRRESLIEYAEQARISRELVKLRDDVPLEVSVDQLEVKDPEHATLLSFFEENNFKRLVARLQALEVQEGEAPSSLGMAAEIAPSETAYETVVEEADLKRWIAAAMEAGTVAVDTETTSLNAMSAKLVGISLSVEAGKACYIPVGHGAGDGADQGNLLDAPTERPKQIDKKRALELLKPMLEDSSVLKVGHNMKYDWLIFRRHGIEVAPVDDSMLISYVLEGGLHGHGMDELAELHLDHKTIPFKEVAGSGKDQVTFDKVPLDKATEYAAEDADITGRLHRLLKPRLRESHVLTLYETVERPLVPIIGEMERAGIKVDREVLADLSKDFARRMGEYELDIYKLAGREFNIGSPKQLGEILFDELGLQGGKKGKTGAYATGAEVLEALATQHDLPAKILEWRQLAKLKSTYADTLVEQINPETGRVHTAFAMAATSTGRLSSSDPNVQNIPVRTEEGRRIRRAFVAEKGHRLLSVDYSQIELRIVADIGGIEALRQAFRDGIDIHAMTASQVFGVPLDQMDPMTRRKAKAINFGIIYGISGFGLARQLGVEQGEAAAYIRAYFERYPGIRDYMDRAKAEAKKQGYVTTLFGRRCHVPGITDKNPARRAFAERQAINAPIQGTAADIIKRAMIRLPAALEKASLKARMLLQVHDELLFEVPEAEIEKTSALVREVMEGATRPVLELSVPLVAEAGVGDDWEAAH; encoded by the coding sequence ATGACCGATGCATCGACAGACGACACGCCCGACATCCTCTCGCCCGAGGTGGTGAAGAACACGCTCTACCTGATCGACGGGTCGGGCTACATCTTCCGCGCCTATCACGCGCTGCCGCCGATGAACCGGGGCGATGGCACGCCGGTGAACGCGGTGTTCGGCTTCTCGGCGATGCTGATGAAGCTGGTGGAGGAGATCGACGCGCAGCATCTGGCGGTCATTTTCGATTCGGCGCGCGAGACCTTCCGTAACGAAATCTATCCCGCCTACAAGGCGCAGCGCCCGGAACCGCCGGAGGATCTGCGCCCGCAATTCTCGATCATCCGCGACGCGGTGCGGGCCTTCAACGTGCCGTCCATCGAGATGCCGGGCTTCGAGGCGGACGATCTGATCGCCACCTACGCGAAGGAGGCGCGCGCGAAGGGGATGGATGTCGTCATCGTCTCCTCCGACAAGGATCTCATGCAGCTGGTGCGCGACGGTGTCACCATGCTGGACCCGATCAAGAACCGGCCCATCGGCCCGGACGAGGTGATGGAGAAATTCGGCGTCGCCCCGGACAAGGTGGTGGATGTGCAGTCGCTGGCTGGCGATTCGGTCGATAACGTGCCGGGCGTGCCGGGCATCGGCGTGAAGACGGCAGCGCAGCTCATCACCGACTATGGCGACCTGGAAACGCTGCTGGCGCGCGCCACGGAAATCAAGCAGCCCAAGCGCCGCGAAAGCCTGATCGAGTATGCCGAGCAGGCCCGCATCTCCCGCGAGCTGGTGAAGCTGCGCGACGACGTGCCGCTGGAAGTGAGCGTCGATCAGCTGGAGGTGAAGGACCCGGAGCACGCCACCCTGCTGTCCTTCTTCGAGGAGAATAACTTCAAGCGGCTGGTCGCCCGGCTGCAGGCGCTGGAAGTGCAGGAGGGCGAGGCCCCGTCCAGCCTCGGCATGGCCGCCGAGATCGCCCCGTCGGAGACCGCCTATGAAACGGTGGTCGAGGAGGCCGACCTGAAGCGCTGGATCGCCGCCGCTATGGAGGCCGGCACGGTCGCGGTCGATACCGAGACCACCTCGCTGAATGCCATGTCGGCGAAGCTGGTCGGCATCTCGCTGTCGGTCGAGGCGGGCAAGGCCTGCTACATCCCAGTCGGGCACGGGGCCGGCGATGGCGCGGATCAGGGCAATCTGCTGGACGCCCCCACCGAGCGGCCGAAGCAGATCGACAAGAAGCGCGCGCTGGAGCTGCTGAAGCCGATGCTGGAGGATTCGTCGGTCCTGAAGGTCGGCCATAACATGAAATATGACTGGCTGATCTTCCGCCGCCACGGCATCGAGGTGGCGCCGGTGGATGACAGCATGCTGATCTCCTACGTGCTGGAAGGCGGGCTGCACGGCCACGGCATGGACGAGCTGGCGGAGCTGCATCTCGACCACAAGACCATCCCCTTCAAGGAGGTCGCGGGCAGCGGCAAGGACCAGGTGACCTTCGACAAGGTGCCGCTGGACAAGGCAACCGAGTATGCCGCCGAGGATGCCGACATCACCGGGCGGCTGCACCGGCTGCTGAAGCCGCGCCTGCGCGAATCGCATGTGCTGACGCTGTACGAGACGGTGGAACGCCCACTGGTGCCGATCATCGGCGAGATGGAACGCGCCGGCATCAAGGTGGACCGCGAGGTGCTGGCCGACCTGTCGAAGGATTTCGCGCGCCGCATGGGCGAATACGAGCTGGACATCTACAAGCTGGCGGGCCGCGAGTTCAACATCGGCTCGCCCAAGCAGCTGGGCGAGATCCTGTTCGACGAGCTGGGACTGCAGGGCGGCAAGAAGGGCAAGACCGGCGCCTATGCCACCGGCGCCGAGGTGCTGGAGGCACTGGCCACGCAGCACGACCTGCCGGCGAAAATCCTGGAATGGCGCCAGCTCGCCAAGCTGAAATCCACCTATGCCGACACGCTGGTCGAGCAGATAAACCCGGAGACGGGGCGTGTGCACACCGCCTTCGCCATGGCGGCAACCAGTACAGGGCGCCTTTCCTCCTCCGATCCGAACGTGCAGAACATCCCGGTCCGCACCGAGGAAGGGCGGCGCATCCGCCGCGCCTTCGTCGCCGAGAAGGGGCACAGGCTGCTGTCGGTCGATTACTCGCAGATCGAGCTGCGCATCGTCGCCGATATCGGCGGCATCGAGGCGCTGCGCCAGGCCTTCCGTGATGGCATCGACATTCACGCCATGACCGCCAGCCAGGTGTTCGGCGTGCCGCTCGACCAGATGGACCCGATGACGCGGCGCAAGGCCAAGGCGATCAATTTCGGCATCATCTACGGCATCTCGGGCTTCGGCTTGGCCCGCCAGCTTGGCGTCGAGCAGGGCGAGGCGGCAGCCTATATCCGCGCCTATTTCGAGCGCTATCCGGGCATCCGCGACTATATGGACCGGGCCAAGGCGGAGGCGAAGAAGCAGGGTTACGTCACCACCCTGTTCGGCCGGCGCTGCCACGTGCCCGGCATCACCGACAAGAACCCGGCCCGGCGCGCCTTCGCCGAACGCCAGGCGATCAACGCGCCGATCCAGGGCACGGCGGCCGACATCATCAAGCGCGCGATGATCCGCCTTCCCGCCGCACTGGAGAAGGCCAGTCTCAAGGCCCGCATGCTGCTGCAGGTGCATGACGAACTGCTGTTCGAGGTACCGGAGGCGGAGATCGAGAAGACCTCCGCCCTGGTGCGCGAGGTGATGGAGGGCGCCACCCGCCCGGTGCTGGAGCTGTCCGTGCCGCTGGTCGCCGAGGCCGGTGTCGGCGACGACTGGGAAGCGGCGCACTGA